The Metarhizium brunneum chromosome 5, complete sequence sequence GACACTTGCGGCGGATGATGGGTCCAAGGGCTCCAAAAATGAGCATAGGCAACGCCGATGCCAGGGCGTAAATGATGACTCCCTGGACACCGGTGATGGTTGCGAGCTCGGGGTAGGAGAAGAGGATACCGGCTCCGAGGGCTGCACATGTTAGCACGACACAAACGAAATTTTGACTAGACACAAAGTAAGAAGGGGGTTGGAGCGGCAACACATTTCCCACGCAAGCATTATCTTGATCGAGTAATTACGGTGCAATCTCAGCTTCAGATCCACAGGGTGCAAGATCTCTCCTGGAACAGTGTTGCCCAAGAGTTGGATCCCACATCTTGCTTCAAATCAGCGCCCGTAGTGAGCCGCATCCTCTCCCCTCTTGCGACAAGAGTGCTGATGCTTTTTCTCCTCACACTGCTTGGAAACTGATTTCTATGCAGGGGAGGCGAGACTGATGCCAGGGATGGCGACCAGTAGGTTTGCACTAGATCATCAGAAGCAccggagaagaagctctcATAACCTCGTCGTCAAGAGAGGAGAAGAATAAGATCAGGGAATAAACCTACTCATCTAAGTTGACTCTGCTACTGTTCCATATAGTCGTGTATACGTGACCAAACCCTTTGCCAAAGGGTTCGCATGGGTGCTGAATTGAATTTGCTGGCCCAAAAGGCTACCGCTCCAGAAACATGATGATGTAGCTGAACCGTGACGGCTCTACTCACCGGAGGCGATAAAGTTGAGAGCAAGAGGGAAGGCTAAAGAGAGAATGAGTTAGCTGAGCCCGCGGTCTTCTATCCCACCCATTTCTTGGAGTTATTTCGAGTTCTTGCACGCATGTCCTCCACATTGCTCACCACTTTGTGTTCCATTGCTGCTCAGGAAATCCTGTTTGGACTGATTTCTCATCGTCCAGGCGATTCCTGTTCCCAGGACCCTGTGCGACATTGGTTAGCGTTAGCCATGTGTGGTGATGTGAGATAACGGTCGTAACGTACAAAAATGCTCCATAAGTCACGTAGATGATGGCATTAGACGCCGGAAAGGACGGTTGACCCATGATGCTGCTTTTTGATGGCGCTTCTCGGATCCGATGAATGGATTATTAGAGGGACAGAGCGCAAGAGGGGAAATAACTGGAATCTGCGAATCTTCGGCCTTGTAAGCACGCTGCTCACCTGATCAAATCCAGgggacgaaaaaaaaaacaagaaaattCTTCAGTAGATTGCAATGTCTCCAAgctgagaaaaaaaaaacgtcgCATCTCTTGGCTCATCTGATAGTGGTTGGTGGCACCAGCGCCTAAAACGGTTTAGAATTGGCGTTCTGCGGTGGGGGGCTCACTTCCGATGGTGGATCAGCTGGGCCTGAAGCATAAAGTAGCTGGTGGAATGACTAACTACCTACTCCATaggtagtactagtatgtaGTATTATTGGATTCATGATGGGTACTTGGTGCCAGAAACTCTGGTAGTGCATGCATGATGGATGTGTCAATGCCAATATTTGAAGGCAGGTGTATTTGGTGTTGACAGATGCATATGTCGACTATTGCATGAAGTACCAGTAGcaacgatgatgatgagaccAACCCAACACAGTTGCATTGATGCCCGCATGTtgtcaatcaattgatgcccTACAGCGCTTGAAGTGCTGTAATCATCGTCCGTTGGCGCTCCCAATTGCTCTCGGGTGCCAACAGAGGATGGGTTTGACATGATTCAACGGGGACCGCATAaggccccccccccccaagtGACAGTTTTCACCTTGGCGGCTCCATTCCCCGCGTCTCGCCCTCTTCCGTAGCAGCTCCCTTCAAATCCCCCTCGAGTTGAAGTTTCATCAAGTAATACCGGGCCCTTGGTGTTGTGAACAAAACTCTACACTACAGGTCGCAAATTTCCTGGCCCTATTAGCCAACCTAATTTCTAGATTACAGGATTCCAATCCCTTGCGCCGTTGGCAGAATGGACTATCCTATCTCTAGTCACGATTTCCTGAAATACTCAAACAAGCGTCTCCTAACCGCTCTCACCTCCGGTAATGTAGCCGCGACTCTAGCCCCGTATTCTCCAGACGTTTGTCCATGTAAATAACTTGACTTCCAAATCACAACGAaactgaaaaaaaaagccttgaTTTGCATAATTCCAGAAAAGTGCACGGCCGAGAATTCCCAACCACCGGGTAGCCCATCGGAAAGGAAGTTCCTCTTTGTGACTTCTGTCAAGGGAAACCGtgtaaaaaaagaaagaataGAAAACTAGGAAATGTCTCAGCGGCTGAATACTCTTTGCAATAAAGCATCTTAGCGTGTTGTTTGTGTCCACGCCACGCTTGCCGTTGCCGGTCTGCGTCGATTtttggccatcatgatgaaTAACCTTTACTGGGAAGAGTTATGTTCATTAGACCCTCGGCCATGTCCCTTGTGGTGATCCGAACCACGAAATTGTCCCGTaggagttggaggaggagccaTCATAGGAGGCGttggcatcatcatgttATTATAAAACATCGGGTGAGCAGGATATTGAGGGGTCATATATGATGGCACTATACCTTCATTCCCTGACTGATGAGGAGTGAATGGTCCCGCCATGTACTGATAACCTTGTGGAAACGGCTGATAGAATGGCGTCCAACCAAAAGAGGGCGGCATCATAACACCTGGCGAGATCGGGTGTTGGTGGGCTGGAACAGTGTTGACAGCTGCTTGAGCGCCGGAATCATTGTCCGAAATGACCGGGCCTGCCACGTGCTGATCGCCGTTTGCCGTAGTGATTGTGGGAGTGGCCGGGCAATTTCCGGAGCGATTTTCGTTGGGCAGTTCGAACTCAACGGACTTCTTAGTTGGAGATTCGGAGGCTCCAACTCTATGTTGGCGTCCACTGAGCTGAACATCTTGAGCTGTATCATTAACCTTTGCCGGAGCTTGCTCAAGATTGAGTGAGGACATGGCTTTGCCAACAGACGTGTCACTATTGAAGATGGTCTGGCGCGGGCGTCTCTGCCCATAAGAAAATGACTTGTTGTAGGCTGTGGAGCGATGCTGAGATTCGGTGAATTTCATTGGTGATGAATTATCATCAATATTTGCAGTTTGAGCCAGCGTGAATGAACTGGGAGTGCGGCGTCTCGGGAGAGTCGACCAGCAGCTCCTGTGCCCAGCTTCACGTCGTGGAGTCTCAAACGTTCGAGAATGCTTGCGCTCCACTCGAATGGACTTGCCCTCAATTTCTGTGCTGTTCTGAAGTCAAAAGATTAGCATTGGCAGGTAGTACTGGTTCATGATGTGATGTAAGTCACCATAGTTGTGATCAGGTCATCTGCCCCGCCTGGCCTTGCAAACTCGACAAATGCGAAGCAATTTGTTTGGCCTAGGATATGTGTTAGGCTCATTAACACCATTGAGAGGATATTCAGCGGCGACACATACCGGGTTTGCCTGGAATCTCCCTCTTGTATATCTGAATGCCCAGAACCTCTCCACTGGAGCTTGCGAGAGCGCGAAGAGCGTCCTCAGTCATGTCGGAAGGGAGGTTCCCAACATATGCGGAACGACGATCCTTGTCGTATCTTTGCATGAGTGCATCACCGCCGTCCCACTTGGACGCAGAAGGCACAATCTCATTGTGCCGTTTTGGATTGTTTGCTATGACTAGATAGGTTTGGTTCTGAGAAAAGTACTGCCACAGGTGTTAGAAAAGGAATGAAATATGCAGACAGAGATAAAAAGATCACTTACTCTGACTGGTTCACGCCTAGAATCATACATTTTATATGTGACGAGGACAGGTGGTGGAACACCAAGAGATCGTTGGAATCCCTCGTCTGCAAACTCAGCCTTTGCGACTTCGCCAAGCTGGCTGAGAAGCGTTGTAGCCTCAGCAATTGTGGTTGGCATGCCACTTTTCTTTGAGACAAGGAAAGAGGCTAATGAAGTCAGCCGGTGATTCTGGAAGATGGGAAAAACCACGTACACTGGGCCCGAGCCATCTCAGTGCGACAAGCTCGGCCTAGAATTTTCATTCCTTTGCCAAACTTTTCTGCCTTCTGAGCATCGTGATCATTCTGGAACTCTCCTGTTTTAGCAGCTTCCTCGACTTCTGGGCGACTGTGATAAGTTTTGCCTTACAGTGAATTGACAAAACGCGAAAGGCATGTGAAAATTATCTCTCTTGATTTTCACCCAGACCTCTCCAAATTGGCTAAAGGCCTTGGTAACTTCGAACTCGAGAACCTTATCCTCATAAGGTTGGGATAGACTAGCAAATTACTGTTAGGCATAATAAAAATGAAGAACCTGGCGCAGAACTTACTTTGCAACGAACATGCAGGCAGTGCCTGGGTAGATGACCTGAGCATCGACCTTTACCGGGGGCGCTTCGAACACTTGGAGTTGTGTTTCGTTGTTAGCCATGGATTCCTTGGCTGGAGTTTCGGACGATACTTCGGTGAAAATATCATCTTCAACACTAGAGCCAACAAGAAAAGCCGATGAACTGTGCGATATCATTAACAATTGTCAAACGAAAGGACGCCGAAGACTGGTGGTACTGACTTCGTAGATTTTGGCGTCCCGTCATCAGAGGCCGTTTTGCGTCGGTGATTCCTACATTATATTAGTAGTCATGGCAGACTcgagggagaagaaagacGGCATATTACTGTATAGTCGGTGTAGGCGAAGCTCTAGCACTGGCGTACCGTGGTCCGAGAGCTAGATGGATGTTAGCGGTTGAATACGTAGCGAATCTGCAATGACTGTAACAAAATAGGGTGCTGACTGTGCCAGCCCTAACAGAAtatgtggccatggccagttGCTAGAGATAGAAAAGCTCTCCAACTTCCATAGAAAGCCAAGTATACACTTGAAGAAAGCATGGTGTGtgtaaaaaattaaagtacGACGGTCAGATATTCAGGACGATACTGCCTAAATAGCGAAATGATCCTACAGACTATCTGCCAGAGAGCCAATGGAGCTTGGATATGAAGGGTAAAAAAGATTGGGTATGAAGGGAAGGTAAAGGGCAAGGAAGTCATAGAtgaaaggcaaaaaaaaagggaatCACAGAGTACTCACACACTCCGCCGCCACGCAACGGACTTGGGGATGTAAGATGGTCATCCGACGAAGATTTCCTAACGGTTCTGAAACCACGATCGAGGTTTCCCATTTTGGCCATGGATCCGTGGTGAACCATGATGACCTGCGCGTACTGTTTTCCCTCgtgctgatgctgctgttAGCCAACTCGGTGGTGGGGAGGAAATGACTTACCAGAGCGAAAAATGAGAATAGAAATTTCGAAGGGAAATGTTTGACAAAGAAGTAGAAAGATGATATAATATAAGGCTTTGCGAAGAGAATCTCTCTTCCCAAGCCCTGAAAATCGAAGTTCTGAAATTGAGGTGGTGGTCCACTAGAACGCGATACTCACTTGTGGCAGAGAACACCGgagccgaagaagaagaagtcaaaTAAGACACTAAGAGCACAACCTGTGCTGATGATAGCAGATATATGTATCTCCCTTACTGATGAGAGCTGTATCTCGGATCGCAGCAGATGTGACGAGGTATTGCTTGTCctgtaaaaaaaaagcgtTGCAGCATaaggagaggaagagatAAAAGGAGGAGAAACCGGCTGGGAATaaaaggaaggaaggagcgacGATAAGAAGCTAAGCACCTGCCAAGCCTTATATTTATTTGCTGAGCACTCTTGACAGGTGGACTAAACCAGACTGACACTCTTGTGGCCCTGACTGTCGGCATACTACCGTCGACGTGTGTAAGTGGTCTGATTTTTGCGGTCATGAGACCATTTTCTGTTTCCTGTCTTGATAAATATGTAATATGCCTTGTATTGTGAGTTTTATCGCGAGAAGTCTACACGATGTGGTTGGTGTTGCCTTACGTTGTGTTCCTGCCGTCACCTGGCTTCATCTGCTAGCATCTGTTCTTCGAAATTGAGTGCATCCCGTCGAATTGAAGTATAGTTCCGTGAGCTGAAATACAAGGAAGACGATAAGTTGCACCGCCAAAGACTTTAATGAGGTTCAGAAGCGATCGCACAGATTTCGTTCTGATGTAGCCTGAGGATGACCATTTCTGCACAAGAGGATACTGAGTGAGTAAAAGTGTACATTTCAAAAGCCGCAGACGATAGCATAATGCCTTTTAAATTTCATTCGTGACTCATTATTGGGCTATCTCCATTTGCCAGTGCTGGAGGCGCTCGGTGTTTTCCTGGCCACTTCAGTTCGACACACCAAaccgccgctgctgccccGGGTCCGTTCTTCTATCAAACACTAGCAAAATAAGCAAGATTTACTTTGGTTTTCGATAATGCAGGAAAATTTCTTCAGATGGCAATAAAGTCATCGTGCCCCTGATAACTGTCATCGTCGCCCTTTCGATCAACCTCGGTCTGACACGAATATTGTCGGTGTTGTGTGACAATGTCAATGGGTAAGTCTGCCACGACGCTCACAAGCACTGAAACCTTGACTAAAATTAGTCGAAATCGACGTTGATTACTCTACTCTACTCTTAATAGGCGCTATGAGGCCCTTTATTCGTTCCCTCCCGCCGAACGAGAGAACGAACCGATGCAAACATTGCCATGAGCGACGAACTTTGGCCGAATGCCATCTATGTATGCCACGGTAGAGGCAAAAAAGCGAGACCGAATCTCGTGGACCTTGAATACTTTGTCTCATTAGCTATTATTCAGCACTGAGGCCTTAGAAACTGGCCGAGAGTCTGCTTAGATCCGGCATTGTCAGTGATTTAAGGGACAAGATATAACAATCTTTGGTATGCGCTTGGATGCGCGGCTTAGTCGATAATTGCTGCTTCCCCAAGCTACGGTCATACTGGTCACGACACTTTCTGCGACAAACAATTCAAGCATCTATTCCATACGTATATTTCCATCCCAGAACGAATTCCATGCGCCGTCCTATGCTCTGTACACAAATATGATCTCTAAATGGCCTCGTCACGGGGTATCTTACATCATAGCCTAAAATGGTCCAAAAATTGAGTCACTCTGTGCTGGAAAGCGTCCGGTTCCTCTGCAGTCGGATTATGGCCGGATTTCTCAAAGACGGCCAACTGGGAGTTTGGCATCAAATTGTGCATTTCCTCGCTAAACTGCACGGGCGCAACGAGATCATGTCGTCCGACCACGATCAAGGTCGGTGCAGAAATGTCACCTAGCCTCGGACGTACATCAAACCGCGGCATATTGTAGCTCATGGCGAAGTTGTGCGTCTCATAATGCAATCTCAACTGGCCTGAGTCGGACGCTATCGGCGCAGGCTCGCTGCCCGTCTTCTCTGATGCGAAAATGGGAAGGATTTCGTTGAAACTAGCCTGGAGGTCATCGTTGTTTCTCAAACAGCCTGCCCAGGTTCTGTATTGACGGTCTGCATCGACTTTCATTCGGGGGGATGTGAGAGATGATTTGAGACAGTACATGGTGCTTTTGAGGCCGAAAGTCGACGTGTCTCGAAGAATAAGAGCTGATACATGGGAGGGGTACTTGATGGCATACTCCAGGGCAACATATCCGCCATATGAGCCTCCAGCCAGGATGATGGGTTCTGAGCCTGCCCAGATTCTGGTCATAGTTAGAAAATGACCTTTGAGAGACGGACGGCGTTTGACTCATTGACGATGATTATTACTCCTGGCGAGAAACAGGAGGAGAAGATACGCACCTCAGTTCGTCTATGTCTGCAGCCCAACGGTCGTGGGTGTAAGGCCCCTTGGGATCGCTGCGCCCACTGCCTCGCGCATCGTATACCAGAACTCGAAACCGCGATGACAGAAATTGAAATGAGGCCTCTGTTTCTTGATGGCCAGACACACCAGGTCCGCCGTGTAGGGCTACCACTAGCTGTTTGGACCTGTCATTGTCGCCCAGTATTTTGACGTATAAGCGAGCTCCGTCACTGAGGTGGACGAGGGAGCCTTCGGTGCCCATCGTCACGATGGCGATTAAGCCGCACACCGGGGGGGTTCCTGGGCTGCGGTGCAACCGAAATCAAGCACGAACACGGCACAATCGGAGGTGGTCGATACTTCGTGGCAAGATAAAACGAGAACAaatggagaagaaaaaaagccaaaAAAACAGGAAGCAGCAGAACAAATTGTTATGTGAATGGGGGGCGGGGACTTTGGCTGTGTGTTTGACCGTCAACTCGCTCCAGCTGCCTCGCGCTCCCTCTCTCCGTCGCCCCTTTTCATCCTTTCCAGCTCGTCAATGGTCTTTGATCCCACTGCCTCTTGTCGAGGGCCACTTAAGTCCAATGGAGACGTTTGGACTGGACCCTGCAGTTCTGTCGGGCGGCGGCTCGTGCCCCCATTCGTACGGGTCGACGGTCGACTGTCAACGGTCGTCAGTTAACAGGAATTGGGTTCGAGGCTGCCTTTTTCCAGCACCGCCACTTTCCTCATCACGCCTCGACTCGGTCATATGCCGAACTGGCCGATCCCGGTTAGAAAATCCCGCACAGCAATGGTGTAATTTGATGGCCAAAACTGATGTACTGATCTTCTCCAATTGCTCTTACATGCAGCATTTTACTCGCAACGATTTAAACTATGGCGTGCCAAGGCGTCGCGTGGGTCGACTACTACGTCAACCGACGGGACGACAGATCGATTGGTGGCACCATCTTCAATATCGACAAATGCCCGCCAACACATCTCACATGTTCCACATGTATCCTCGCACTCTCAGCATACAGATCTATGTAGGGTGTAGGGCTGAACTCTTCTGCCCTTCGCATCCTCTTTCGATAATGGGTCGTGGGGCTCCTCACAAGCGGCCGTCACAAAATGGGAATGGCCACGCCGCGTATTTTTTGTGTATTTCGGCCCTATCTACTGTGCGACAGGGGGCAATACGAGATCCATCGACCTTCCCTCTCGGCCGCTGGGAAATTACATCAAACATTGCGCGCTTAGGTGGACTACGAGCCGGGGAgccatcctcgccctctcAACATGCAAGGATACAAGTAACAGGTTCCGCTGCCCGACATTCCTTACAGCCCTTTTACCACTGATGCTATGGAATCATCATCACTCTGAAAGCGTAGTGCTGACCCTGGGCCGCTCTTGGTATGAGATGTGTCGCTGCCGTCACCTGGTGATGGACGACCAATGGGATCGTGAAAATCTAAAATTGTCTACATCAGTGCAAGCTCCTGGGGCATAGAATGCAGCCTACACCATCTCACCTTCGATCTCAGCACCGTTCTTGGCGTGGGTATGCCAATCGAATCAGCACATTAACCTTGCCAAGAGTTGCCAGCTACCCTTTGTGGTTCCTCCTGAGCTCACGCATCAACGGCTGCACCGAGCTGAACAACGACGTAGCCTGTTCAATTTTTCGAAGAAGTCTGTCGCGTGTAGTATTCACGATGCCAGCAAGAGCCTCGTGCACATCGTTCAATTTCTCGTGTGTCCGGCGACGTGAACTCTCCACCTCCTCCTGGACCTCATCAAGCCGACCTCGCAAGTGGTCCCTCGTGTCAACAATGAGTTTATTGATATGGCCGTTTGCGATGTCGATCTTTCTACAAACAGTCAAATTGATATCCTCGGATACCTTGTCGAGCTTTGTTACAAAGGCATCATGGTTCACATCGAGGCCATGTCCGGTTTCAAGAAGCCCATGTTTAGTTCGACTGTTGACGTCGACAACAGCCCTTGACAAATCCTCAAGCCTGCCAGACGTGGCCTTGTGCGAGTCTTGTACAGTCTTGAATATTCCACTGCGATGATCGTCGAGAGTGGTGCACACACGGTCGTGGGCCTGGTCAATGTCCAGCCCCAGAGCCTGTATGTCGACTCTCGTAGTCATGATGTCGAGCGCTAGGGAGTCAAGCCGCGCACTGACGTCTCTCATCAAGGTCCCATCGATATCTAGGAGACTCTTGTCAAATCCAGAAGTTGAAGTGCATAttttctcaaggccttcACTGATCTCGGCGCGCAGAGCACTAATGTCTCGCCGTATAGCTGTAATTGCAGCAGCTACTTCTGTCATTTCCTGGCTTCCCTGCAACCGTTGGTCAGCACCAAGAACATGCTTCCACACGTGATAGACCTAACCCGTCAAGAAATTGGGTGTGGGAAATAGTGATCATGGCTTCTCCAACTTACAACAGTGACCATTGGTGAAGCCATATCCCCCGACTTGGTGAAAACACGCGTGTGACAAGTGACACGGTGGTGGACCGGATTCAGCCGAAAGGTAACATGCAGTGTGAAGGACTCGTTCAAGAGAATGAATCTGTACAAGATCACTCCGCGACTGAACAATTCCGGATAACGAGTCGCTGGCATGACAACCCCACAAGGCCTCGGGAAGAATAAGGTGTCAGATAGACAAACTTTCGTGCGTGTCACAGTTGTGCTGCAGTTCGTCTGTGGTGTAACATGTTTATTTTCTTCCCATACTCAAAATGGACTGCGCTGGACGAAAATGACTTCTTTATAGCTTAGATCTTGATTTCAATGGCTCTGAACCTTGCTTCTAGCTACTAACATCGAGGCAAACCCACACGTCAATGTCCGGACATGATCCCGCTCAGTTGTGGGACTTTGTGCTCTCGGA is a genomic window containing:
- the pip_1 gene encoding Proline iminopeptidase; the protein is MGTEGSLVHLSDGARLYVKILGDNDRSKQLVVALHGGPGVSGHQETEASFQFLSSRFRVLVYDARGSGRSDPKGPYTHDRWAADIDELRIWAGSEPIILAGGSYGGYVALEYAIKYPSHVSALILRDTSTFGLKSTMYCLKSSLTSPRMKVDADRQYRTWAGCLRNNDDLQASFNEILPIFASEKTGSEPAPIASDSGQLRLHYETHNFAMSYNMPRFDVRPRLGDISAPTLIVVGRHDLVAPVQFSEEMHNLMPNSQLAVFEKSGHNPTAEEPDAFQHRVTQFLDHFRL
- the RIM4 gene encoding Meiotic activator RIM4 is translated as MVHHGSMAKMGNLDRGFRTVRKSSSDDHLTSPSPLRGGGVSLGPRYASARASPTPTIQNHRRKTASDDGTPKSTNSSAFLVGSSVEDDIFTEVSSETPAKESMANNETQLQVFEAPPVKVDAQVIYPGTACMFVANLSQPYEDKVLEFEVTKAFSQFGEVWVKIKRDNFHMPFAFCQFTNDHDAQKAEKFGKGMKILGRACRTEMARAQSSFLVSKKSGMPTTIAEATTLLSQLGEVAKAEFADEGFQRSLGVPPPVLVTYKMYDSRREPVRYFSQNQTYLVIANNPKRHNEIVPSASKWDGGDALMQRYDKDRRSAYVGNLPSDMTEDALRALASSSGEVLGIQIYKREIPGKPGQTNCFAFVEFARPGGADDLITTMNSTEIEGKSIRVERKHSRTFETPRREAGHRSCWSTLPRRRTPSSFTLAQTANIDDNSSPMKFTESQHRSTAYNKSFSYGQRRPRQTIFNSDTSVGKAMSSLNLEQAPAKVNDTAQDVQLSGRQHRVGASESPTKKSVEFELPNENRSGNCPATPTITTANGDQHVAGPVISDNDSGAQAAVNTVPAHQHPISPGVMMPPSFGWTPFYQPFPQGYQYMAGPFTPHQSGNEGIVPSYMTPQYPAHPMFYNNMMMPTPPMMAPPPTPTGQFRGSDHHKGHGRGSNEHNSSQ